The following is a genomic window from Rutidosis leptorrhynchoides isolate AG116_Rl617_1_P2 chromosome 8, CSIRO_AGI_Rlap_v1, whole genome shotgun sequence.
AAAAGGATGGATTAGAAGAAAAATCAGTCAACTATTAATCCTTTTCTTTCGAAAAGTTACTTAGGAACGCCTAATCTTTTTATGTTCCCCTCACTTACTATTTTTTCTCCTCAAAAGTAAAATGCGGAATAAATCCTTAGTTAATTTAGGGAGTTAAACTTCTATTATTATATAAGTAAAGGGTATAATAGTAATTTAAGTATGTATGAATTAAAACTTGGTGTCTATGCCCTCGGTAGATATAAATAGTACTGTGAATGGCAAAGATTAAATAATTAGCAAAAAGAAACATTAAGCCGTTGCGCATAGTACACCCAAATACGCGTATTCTTTCTTTAGAAAAAAAAGGAGAAACAACCAAGAAACTGACTCACATATAATAACTGTTAAAATTCATATCTTCTGTTCCTTGTTTCTGTCTACTTTCATCAAAAGGTAACATCTCAATTACTCTTTTTCATTGCTAATTACATCATTAATCATGTTGAAAACTACACAAAGTTCTTCAATTACTGCTGTTTCTGGAGGTGAAATCACTCAATTGAAGGACTCAGAGTTGATTTCTGAAGAAAATAAAGTCAACCCAGTTGAAAAAACTGGATTTTTTGAAAAGGGTTGTGAATCAAAACCCTTAAAATCAGGTATTTCAGATGATGCTAAAACTGCACTTGAACAGAAATTAGTTGTTTCTGATGAACATggtgattgtaatttagatgagaAAAGATTCGTGGTAAGAGATTTTATGCAATTATCAGGTGGTTCATCAAAAAGAGAGATTGAAGATGATGAATTTAATGTAATTAGTAGCGATAAAAAGCCTAAATTAGAAACCCTAGATTTATCTTTATCTTTACCTGATGTTTCATTGTCTTTATCTGCTTCAAATCAAAacggtaataataattcagttaGTTTGAAGCCTAGTAGGAGTTTACAATCATTTGGGATATCAAATAGTAACAACACACAAACCACCTTTTCCAATGATTTTTCAAACAATTCGATGTCGTTTTCGTGTTCACATCAGTTTTCACATAATCCCAGTTGTTCAATGACTCGAAATTCGACCGAGAATCACGAGATTTGGAACGCTGGTGAGGGAACTAACGGCTCGGTTCATAGTCGATTTAGGCCTGCTGGTGATGGTAGCGTTACGTTAGCACAAAATAACGGCACAAATTCCAATAACAGTTTATCGTTTTTTCCGTCTGAACTGGTGGCGAGACCCGGATTTGACTCGCAATCGGGTAAATCGGGCGGGTCAGAAAGATCACGAATCTCGTCTAGACCCGAAAGGATACTACAAGAAATTGCATCAGAGTCTATTTCAATCATGGCTCAAAAAATTCAAGAAGTTAGTGATGAAACGATTGAAACCGTAAAGAATTATTTGAAGAAACTGATAACGATTCCTGAACGAAAAGACGAATTGGTTAGACTACAGCTTAGGCTCGAAAGACGAACTGATCTCACAAACGAAAATCTTTCAAAAGCAAACAAAATCCAACTCGAATTGTTAGTTTCTATTAGAACGAGCCTCGAAAGCTTCTTAAATGTCCAAACTCGTCTTCCTACAAACGAATTAATCGAGATTTTCTTATACGAAAGGTGTAAGAACGTTAACTGTAAACGATTATTACCCGTTGAGGACTGCGAATGCAAGATTTGTTCAACAACAAAGGGGTTTTGTAGCGAGTGTATGTGTCCCGTGTGTTTAAACTTTGATTGTGCGAATAATACTTGCAGTTGGGTTGGGTGTGATGTATGTTCTCATTGGTGCCACGCATCGTGTGGGCTCCAGAAGAATTTAATAAAGACGGGCCCGAGCTTGACGGGACCCGCAGGGACAAGTGAGATTCAGTTTCATTGTATGGGGTGTGGACATGCTTCTGAGATGTTTGGTTTTATTAAGGATGTTTTTAAGTCGTGTGCGGAACAATGGAGTTTGGAGAGTTTAAGGAAAGAGCTTGATTGTGTTAAGAAGATATTTAGAGGGAGTTCGGATTTTAAAGGGCGGGAACTGCATTTGAAGGCGGGTGAAATGATATCGAAACTTGATAGTAAATCGATGTCGCCTTCAGACGTTTGCATCTTCATCTTTCAGTTTTTCAACTGTAAGTCTCTTACCATTTCCTTTTCTTTTCGAAATTTCGTTCTTACTGCCAATTGCTTTTGTTTATTGCTGATTGAATTTCCATGTAGTTTTTTATATATGGTGTTTGAATGTACGTTTTGGAAGTGATTATAAGAAATAATAAGATATTCAGCATTAATACTAAAACACAAATAGTGAAAGACAGTGTTTTGGACATGCTTCTAATATTTAGAGTTGTAAAAATCAGAAATATTGGATGTTTGGATTTGcattttgaaaattgattatgcgttttgGAGAATCATAATCAAATAATCAGCTGTAAAAAACGTGTTATACATTACTGGTGTTTTGATTTGATTATGTTGTTTGATAACGCAATAATTCAATAATTGGTTTTGTAAGTGTTTGGCAAATCAAATTATTTGATAAATTAACAAACAATTAGGAAGAAAATAGGCGGAAAATGAAAGAATCAGATAATCTAATAATTACATTTTGTTGCAGTAAGGGTATGGGTGACCTGCTTTTCATTTTCACGTTTTGAGTtttttaaatcataattaattaattttaaagttGAATTTGCCAAAcacttttaattaattatttacgatTTGAaaacgtaatatttatttaatcatCTTCTAATCACCAAGTCAAAAAGTAATTGGTAAATATTTTTCTGAATTAGCAAGGAAACcccatgaacgagcacattggctcccccatagagggtaaacctcgggtaatcaagcccccgagcgcgagacctggtaccgggtgaattgcgcattacgcGCACCCTCTGGTCACACTCCCTTTCTGAAcgatttggcatagccaggaatcaaacccgggtggtgtgcttcattgggcaactcgatgGCCACTTGGGCAAGGCTGCATGGTTTTAATTGgtaaattttattttataaacaATTAGCAGATATCCCAAAAGATTTCCATCTTTACAGTTCTTGCTATTTTGTGTATCAAAATGAAAATCAAACGTATGTTATGTGTTAAGTTTCCTAAATCTTATTGTTATATATACCTAGTGACTGAATATTTGAACGAAAAGTGGTGCCATGtcatcaatttacttgctagttttGGCTATCAAAGTCGGCCGGCGCGTCTGTTTTGAGACTAGCCCATCCTGAATGGCCAAAAATTCGCCTTAGAAGTTGGTCAAGGCTAAAAAGTCGGTCAACGTTAAAAAGTTGAGTCGTCAGGCCGAGTCAGTGAAAGTCGTTTAAAGTCGGTCA
Proteins encoded in this region:
- the LOC139861511 gene encoding protein OBERON 3-like, coding for MLKTTQSSSITAVSGGEITQLKDSELISEENKVNPVEKTGFFEKGCESKPLKSGISDDAKTALEQKLVVSDEHGDCNLDEKRFVVRDFMQLSGGSSKREIEDDEFNVISSDKKPKLETLDLSLSLPDVSLSLSASNQNGNNNSVSLKPSRSLQSFGISNSNNTQTTFSNDFSNNSMSFSCSHQFSHNPSCSMTRNSTENHEIWNAGEGTNGSVHSRFRPAGDGSVTLAQNNGTNSNNSLSFFPSELVARPGFDSQSGKSGGSERSRISSRPERILQEIASESISIMAQKIQEVSDETIETVKNYLKKLITIPERKDELVRLQLRLERRTDLTNENLSKANKIQLELLVSIRTSLESFLNVQTRLPTNELIEIFLYERCKNVNCKRLLPVEDCECKICSTTKGFCSECMCPVCLNFDCANNTCSWVGCDVCSHWCHASCGLQKNLIKTGPSLTGPAGTSEIQFHCMGCGHASEMFGFIKDVFKSCAEQWSLESLRKELDCVKKIFRGSSDFKGRELHLKAGEMISKLDSKSMSPSDVCIFIFQFFNYTDGISANLPSTIVPSIRPYSLQKNINSSMVNGNNMIIEDEWSIKSTKKDVFDNNNVESLVRIKEAEARMFQNKADEARKEADGYKRMIRMNIEKLDQEYTIKIDKLCVSELEERKKKKFEEVKVLENAHIEYHKMKMRMQAEIAGLLQRMENTKKQWVV